Proteins from a genomic interval of Zingiber officinale cultivar Zhangliang chromosome 2A, Zo_v1.1, whole genome shotgun sequence:
- the LOC122041636 gene encoding protein LAZY 1-like, with product MPFQSEVLSIDRVAKMKLLGWMHRKFRQNSGEELKDLGGAAGGTCNCLSGRPSLDLDLNRRRLSRYDALKARSLRLRVEAVNDGGDEGADRTVEEFFGGLLAIGTLGVGTEPIEEKREEEDMEDLAASEEVEGKALEAESEEALAAATPAALEAIAEKEAEATTETDLIMVSAELEKVLAAEEEKSGGRMSSARSSHAGAAACPLQGFLFGLPVEAAETALMAEEAAGGSRKEKRASLGELFLMSRIIEEREGTMEGESKLVGVDGQGKLTAEMCLAKKKHRGRKGSDGVHASNGSTVEKKFQKILQLFHKKVHPESSTAIISKKFSKTGRTEKEHYVPGHGGSSDSKVITTSKATNRKQNTSISVFADAPSSASSVSDSSGKSNGEHWIKTDAEYLVLEL from the exons ATGCCCTTCCAGTCTGAAGTGCTATCTATCGATCGGGTAGCCAAGATGAAG CTGCTCGGTTGGATGCATCGGAAGTTCCGGCAGAACAGCGGCGAGGAGCTGAAGGACCTGGGAGGCGCGGCCG GCGGCACTTGCAATTGCCTCTCCGGGCGCCCGTCGCTGGATCTCGATCTCAACCGGCGCCGGCTTAGCCGGTACGACGCCCTCAAGGCAAGGAGCCTTCGCCTTCGGGTTGAGGCTGTCAATGACGGCGGCGACGAGGGGgcggatcggacggtggaggagTTTTTTGGGGGACTGCTCGCTATCGGAACCCTGGGAGTCGGGACGGAGCCTATCGAGGAGAAGAGGGAGGAAGAGGATATGGAGGACTTGGCGGCGAGTGAAGAGGTCGAGGGCAAGGCCTTAGAGGCCGAGTCGGAGGAGGCGTTGGCCGCGGCGACCCCCGCGGCGCTGGAGGCCATTGCGGAGAAGGAGGCGGAGGCGACGACGGAGACGGACTTGATCATGGTGAGCGCGGAGCTGGAGAAGGTGCTGGCGGCGGAGGAGGAGAAGAGCGGCGGCCGAATGTCCTCGGCTCGCTCCAGCCACGCAGGCGCCGCGGCGTGCCCCCTCCAGGGGTTCCTCTTCGGCCTGCCCGTCGAGGCGGCGGAGACGGCGCTGATGGCGGAGGAGGCGGCCGGCGGCTCGCGGAAGGAGAAACGGGCCTCGCTTGGCGAGCTGTTCCTGATGAGCAGGATCATAGAGGAGAGGGAGGGTACGATGGAGGGCGAATCCAAGCTCGTCGGAGTAGACGGACAAGGAAAACTGACGGCTGAGATGTGTTTGGCGAAGAAGAAGCACCGGGGAAGGAAAGGATCGGACGGTGTACACGCATCGAATGGCTCAACCGTGGAAAAGAAGTTTCAAAAG ATCCTGCAGTTGTTTCACAAAAAGGTGCACCCTGAGAGCAGCACCGCCATCATTTCtaagaaattttctaaaactgGTAGAACTGAGAAAGAACACTACGTGCCTGGACATGGAGGCAGCAGTGACAGCAAAGTCATCACCACTTCAAAGGCAACAAACAGGAAACAAAACACTTCCATCTCTGTCTTCGCCGATGCTCCATCATCGGCCTCCAGTGTTAGTGATTCGAGCGGCAAGAGCAACGGGGAGCACTGGATTAAGACAGATGCAGAAT ATTTGGTGCTGGAGCTGTAG
- the LOC122043824 gene encoding cyclin-dependent kinase 13-like — MDASTEGNPRRSSSASSSALEFQFWAAGESPPQLLTADELFADGILLPLHTLSLRPIPHPDPDVPPVSRSEPEPEPASDPPPPPPDADITASISCSPTSGSKRWKDIFRIGEKKPGDEKDRRKERRAGAAAAAAELNIHIWPFSRSRSAGSAAAGGVRPRTSISGRRVSSAPCSRSNSRGESSKPHAATAVGGRRWASSPGRASGGVPVGRSSPVWQIRRAEHRKRDKGTFSGRRATAGADTRVLHLSVNTCIGYRGSQRGCRGDDKDGMTARERTAGESSRTLFSLKALFSKKVN, encoded by the coding sequence ATGGATGCGTCCACGGAAGGAAACCCGAGGCGCAGCAGCAGCGCCTCCTCCTCCGCGCTGGAGTTCCAGTTCTGGGCCGCCGGCGAATCCCCGCCGCAGCTCCTCACGGCCGACGAGCTCTTCGCCGACGGCATCCTCCTACCCCTCCATACCCTCTCCCTCCGCCCAATTCCTCATCCCGATCCCGACGTCCCGCCCGTATCGCGATCGGAACCTGAGCCTGAGCCGGCGTCAGatcctccgcctccgcctcccgACGCCGACATCACGGCCTCGATCTCCTGCTCCCCGACCTCGGGATCCAAGCGCTGGAAGGACATCTTCCGGATCGGCGAGAAGAAGCCGGGGGACGAGAAGGATCGCCGCAAGGAGCGCAGGGCCGGCGCCGCTGCCGCCGCCGCGGAGCTCAACATCCACATTTGGCCCTTTTCTCGTAGCCGGTCCGCCGGGAGCGCGGCGGCGGGCGGCGTCCGTCCGCGAACATCGATCTCCGGACGCAGAGTGAGCAGCGCCCCTTGCTCGAGGAGCAACTCGCGGGGGGAGTCCTCGAAGCCCCACGCCGCCACCGCGGTGGGAGGGAGGAGATGGGCGTCGAGCCCCGGGCGGGCCAGCGGTGGGGTCCCGGTCGGGCGGTCCAGCCCGGTGTGGCAGATCCGGCGGGCCGAGCACAGGAAGAGGGATAAGGGCACCTTCAGTGGGAGGAGAGCCACCGCGGGCGCCGACACGAGGGTGCTCCACTTGAGCGTGAACACGTGCATCGGGTACCGGGGCAGCCAGCGGGGCTGCAGGGGTGACGATAAGGATGGGATGACCGCGCGTGAGCGCACCGCTGGGGAAAGCAGCAGGACCCTTTTTAGCCTCAAGGCTCTGTTTTCGAAGAAGGTGAATTAA